A genome region from Mercenaria mercenaria strain notata chromosome 11, MADL_Memer_1, whole genome shotgun sequence includes the following:
- the LOC123532941 gene encoding cytoplasmic 60S subunit biogenesis factor ZNF622-like isoform X3: MSVYTCIACRVVFADGETQRSHYKTDWHRYNLKRKVAELPPVSADNFRQRVLGAQQTPGFSKHIYPQVVAEDKQALKCGVCGKNFNSQNALQNHLQSKKHKEAEVKEAQRRQKEVEKINEKNKEKGIEVQPENNEKLEKDVANREMKEKLGNAASGNELGATGGADDEEMEDADTDSEVESVDSFGDEDGLGIEECLFCSHISPSLEENMKHMTVKHSFFLPDADYISDLEGLVTYLGQKVGLGNVCLWCNEKGKRFYTTEAVQKHMIDKGHCKILHEGDVILEYADFYDYRSSYPDHNPEEEDRETEEEMEVDVSPDVLAAEGYELVLPSGATIGHRSLHKYYKQNINPRSGERTKSVLPKMLAQYKALGWTGATGVVAKQRCKDLAAVQRMKNRVRMQLGTKANKFQPHYRPQVIF; the protein is encoded by the exons aTGTCTGTATATACGTGTATCGCATGTCGGGTTGTGTTTGCTGACGGGGAGACACAGAGATCTCACTATAAAACAGACTGGCACAGATACAATCTGAAGAGAAAGGTTGCAGAGTTACCCCCTGTTAGTGCTGACAACTTCCGTCAGAGGGTCCTTGGTGCCCAGCAAACACCT GGTTTTTCAAAGCATATTTATCCTCAGGTTGTGGCAGAAGACAAACAGGCATTGAAATGTGGTGTGTGTGGGAAAAACTTTAACTCCCAGAATGCACTTCAGAACCATCTACAGTCGAAGAAACACAAGGAAGCAGAAGTTAAGGAAGCACAGAGAAGACAGAAGGAGGTTgagaaaataaacgaaaaaaataaagaaaaaggaaTAGAG GTGCAGCCAGAAAATAACGAAAAGTTGGAGAAAGATGTTGCTAATAGGGAGATGAAGGAAAAGCTTGGAAACGCAGCTTCAGGGAATGAATTAGGGGCCACTGGTGGGGCAGATGATGAAGAAATGGAAGATGCAG ATACAGACAGTGAGGTGGAGTCAGTGGACAGTTTTGGTGATGAAGATGGGCTAGGTATTGAGGAATGTCTGTTTTGCTCACACATCAGTCCATCTCTGGAggaaaatatgaaacatatgacAGTAAAGCACAGTTTTTTCCTACCAGATGCTGACTATATCTCCGACCTAGAGGGACTTGTTACATACCTTG GTCAGAAGGTTGGATTGGGTAACGTTTGTCTGTGGTGTAATGAAAAAGGGAAACGATTTTACACGACAGAGGCGGTTCAGAAGCACATGATTGATAAAGGTCATTGTAAGATTCTGCATGAAGGAGATGTGATATTAGAATATGCTGACTTCTATGATTACAG GAGCAGTTATCCGGACCACAATCCTGAGGAAGAGGACAGGGAAACTGAAGAAGAGATGGAGGTAGATGTATCGCCAGACGTTCTTGCAGCCGAGGGTTATGAACTTGTACTACCGTCAG GAGCAACAATTGGTCACAGGTCAttacataaatattacaaacagaATATAAATCCTAGATCAGGGGAGAGAACCAAGTCAGTATTACCAAAGATGTTGGCACAGTACAAAGCCCTTGGATGGACTGGAGCCACAG
- the LOC123532941 gene encoding cytoplasmic 60S subunit biogenesis factor ZNF622-like isoform X1 → MSVYTCIACRVVFADGETQRSHYKTDWHRYNLKRKVAELPPVSADNFRQRVLGAQQTPGFSKHIYPQVVAEDKQALKCGVCGKNFNSQNALQNHLQSKKHKEAEVKEAQRRQKEVEKINEKNKEKGIEVQPENNEKLEKDVANREMKEKLGNAASGNELGATGGADDEEMEDADTDSEVESVDSFGDEDGLGIEECLFCSHISQSLFVDTDSEVESVDSFGDEDGLGIEECLFCSHISPSLEENMKHMTVKHSFFLPDADYISDLEGLVTYLGQKVGLGNVCLWCNEKGKRFYTTEAVQKHMIDKGHCKILHEGDVILEYADFYDYRSSYPDHNPEEEDRETEEEMEVDVSPDVLAAEGYELVLPSGATIGHRSLHKYYKQNINPRSGERTKSVLPKMLAQYKALGWTGATGVVAKQRCKDLAAVQRMKNRVRMQLGTKANKFQPHYRPQVIF, encoded by the exons aTGTCTGTATATACGTGTATCGCATGTCGGGTTGTGTTTGCTGACGGGGAGACACAGAGATCTCACTATAAAACAGACTGGCACAGATACAATCTGAAGAGAAAGGTTGCAGAGTTACCCCCTGTTAGTGCTGACAACTTCCGTCAGAGGGTCCTTGGTGCCCAGCAAACACCT GGTTTTTCAAAGCATATTTATCCTCAGGTTGTGGCAGAAGACAAACAGGCATTGAAATGTGGTGTGTGTGGGAAAAACTTTAACTCCCAGAATGCACTTCAGAACCATCTACAGTCGAAGAAACACAAGGAAGCAGAAGTTAAGGAAGCACAGAGAAGACAGAAGGAGGTTgagaaaataaacgaaaaaaataaagaaaaaggaaTAGAG GTGCAGCCAGAAAATAACGAAAAGTTGGAGAAAGATGTTGCTAATAGGGAGATGAAGGAAAAGCTTGGAAACGCAGCTTCAGGGAATGAATTAGGGGCCACTGGTGGGGCAGATGATGAAGAAATGGAAGATGCAG ATACAGACAGTGAGGTGGAGTCAGTGGACAGTTTTGGTGATGAAGATGGACTAGGTATTGAGGAATGTCTGTTTTGCTCACACATCAGTCAATCTCTATTTGTAGATACAGACAGTGAGGTGGAGTCAGTGGACAGTTTTGGTGATGAAGATGGGCTAGGTATTGAGGAATGTCTGTTTTGCTCACACATCAGTCCATCTCTGGAggaaaatatgaaacatatgacAGTAAAGCACAGTTTTTTCCTACCAGATGCTGACTATATCTCCGACCTAGAGGGACTTGTTACATACCTTG GTCAGAAGGTTGGATTGGGTAACGTTTGTCTGTGGTGTAATGAAAAAGGGAAACGATTTTACACGACAGAGGCGGTTCAGAAGCACATGATTGATAAAGGTCATTGTAAGATTCTGCATGAAGGAGATGTGATATTAGAATATGCTGACTTCTATGATTACAG GAGCAGTTATCCGGACCACAATCCTGAGGAAGAGGACAGGGAAACTGAAGAAGAGATGGAGGTAGATGTATCGCCAGACGTTCTTGCAGCCGAGGGTTATGAACTTGTACTACCGTCAG GAGCAACAATTGGTCACAGGTCAttacataaatattacaaacagaATATAAATCCTAGATCAGGGGAGAGAACCAAGTCAGTATTACCAAAGATGTTGGCACAGTACAAAGCCCTTGGATGGACTGGAGCCACAG
- the LOC123532941 gene encoding cytoplasmic 60S subunit biogenesis factor ZNF622-like isoform X2, whose protein sequence is MSVYTCIACRVVFADGETQRSHYKTDWHRYNLKRKVAELPPVSADNFRQRVLGAQQTPVVAEDKQALKCGVCGKNFNSQNALQNHLQSKKHKEAEVKEAQRRQKEVEKINEKNKEKGIEVQPENNEKLEKDVANREMKEKLGNAASGNELGATGGADDEEMEDADTDSEVESVDSFGDEDGLGIEECLFCSHISQSLFVDTDSEVESVDSFGDEDGLGIEECLFCSHISPSLEENMKHMTVKHSFFLPDADYISDLEGLVTYLGQKVGLGNVCLWCNEKGKRFYTTEAVQKHMIDKGHCKILHEGDVILEYADFYDYRSSYPDHNPEEEDRETEEEMEVDVSPDVLAAEGYELVLPSGATIGHRSLHKYYKQNINPRSGERTKSVLPKMLAQYKALGWTGATGVVAKQRCKDLAAVQRMKNRVRMQLGTKANKFQPHYRPQVIF, encoded by the exons aTGTCTGTATATACGTGTATCGCATGTCGGGTTGTGTTTGCTGACGGGGAGACACAGAGATCTCACTATAAAACAGACTGGCACAGATACAATCTGAAGAGAAAGGTTGCAGAGTTACCCCCTGTTAGTGCTGACAACTTCCGTCAGAGGGTCCTTGGTGCCCAGCAAACACCT GTTGTGGCAGAAGACAAACAGGCATTGAAATGTGGTGTGTGTGGGAAAAACTTTAACTCCCAGAATGCACTTCAGAACCATCTACAGTCGAAGAAACACAAGGAAGCAGAAGTTAAGGAAGCACAGAGAAGACAGAAGGAGGTTgagaaaataaacgaaaaaaataaagaaaaaggaaTAGAG GTGCAGCCAGAAAATAACGAAAAGTTGGAGAAAGATGTTGCTAATAGGGAGATGAAGGAAAAGCTTGGAAACGCAGCTTCAGGGAATGAATTAGGGGCCACTGGTGGGGCAGATGATGAAGAAATGGAAGATGCAG ATACAGACAGTGAGGTGGAGTCAGTGGACAGTTTTGGTGATGAAGATGGACTAGGTATTGAGGAATGTCTGTTTTGCTCACACATCAGTCAATCTCTATTTGTAGATACAGACAGTGAGGTGGAGTCAGTGGACAGTTTTGGTGATGAAGATGGGCTAGGTATTGAGGAATGTCTGTTTTGCTCACACATCAGTCCATCTCTGGAggaaaatatgaaacatatgacAGTAAAGCACAGTTTTTTCCTACCAGATGCTGACTATATCTCCGACCTAGAGGGACTTGTTACATACCTTG GTCAGAAGGTTGGATTGGGTAACGTTTGTCTGTGGTGTAATGAAAAAGGGAAACGATTTTACACGACAGAGGCGGTTCAGAAGCACATGATTGATAAAGGTCATTGTAAGATTCTGCATGAAGGAGATGTGATATTAGAATATGCTGACTTCTATGATTACAG GAGCAGTTATCCGGACCACAATCCTGAGGAAGAGGACAGGGAAACTGAAGAAGAGATGGAGGTAGATGTATCGCCAGACGTTCTTGCAGCCGAGGGTTATGAACTTGTACTACCGTCAG GAGCAACAATTGGTCACAGGTCAttacataaatattacaaacagaATATAAATCCTAGATCAGGGGAGAGAACCAAGTCAGTATTACCAAAGATGTTGGCACAGTACAAAGCCCTTGGATGGACTGGAGCCACAG